A single Pararhizobium sp. A13 DNA region contains:
- a CDS encoding molybdopterin cofactor-binding domain-containing protein, translating to MTAGRDFPKSTYLAAPDTLAVVSSSDRDADLYIVVDAKGSVTAFNGHVDLGTGIRTSLAQIVAEELDVPFERVAMVLGSTSAVPNQGATIASETIQITAKPLQRAAATARQYLLRQAGERLQLAPENLVVEDGIIRAVTGENASLSFGDLVSGANVQLVIDPEAPLKPVSTYRIVGSSRPRVDIPAKATGRWMYVHDVRVPGMLHGRVVRPPYAGFDHGAHVGTSLISVDDSSVAHIPGVVAVVVIGDFVGVVATREENAAEAAKNLKAVWRLPPEQPDLNSPEEALRANPSTPRKLADRGNVDLALAGATSAMDRTYVWPYQMHGSIGPSCAVADYRDDHLTVWSGTQNPFPMRKDLSVLLDIPEERITVERLEAAGCYGRNCADDVTADAALLSRAVGKPVRVQLTREQEHAWEPKGAAQVIDVRGGLDLEGGPAAYDFETRYPSNLAPTLPLLLTGKISPVADTLQMGDRTAIPPYAYGNLRVTVHDMPPIARASWFRGVSAMPNTFAHESYVDELASAAGVDPIEYRLRYLQDPRAVDLVRAVAERAKWDTGPGTMGGEGDLLYGRGFAYAVYVHGKFPGTAAAWAAWVADVAVNRKTGEIAVTRVICGQDSGLMINPDGVRHQIHGNIIQSTSRVLKEQVGFSATAVTSKEWGGYPLITFPEVPEIDVLMIPRPDEPPLGVGESASVPSAAAIANAVFDATGIRFRELPLTPERVLGGLNGKSVAEPVPPVRKRRWWTLGVPVVGMLTAVAGLSTMASPWRPVISPVEKPDPNVYSVATIERGRLAAAAGACNVCHVGTDGQAFGGGRRFDTPFGTVYATNITPDPESGIGNWSYPAFERAMRQGISRDGHHLYPAHPYTSFAGAEEADLQALYAFMMTQAPVAQKAPETRLAFPYSIRSMMAGWNAMFLKAAPFQYDQTKDAVWNRGAYLVETLGHCSACHTERNVLGAEKTGKAHLSGGFADGWEAPALTALAKGPVTWTEAAFYDYLRSGHARDHGSAAGPMADVVSALAPLPDSDIVAMAVYLSRLTPSSVSETLDAQTQSAIAASVAASGQAARISPKGARIFEAACASCHEGNSVLSPLTFNSNLHSDVPDNVLQVLMNGVEAPAILAETTGREAPEVMSMPAFRDVLDRGQMEDLTAYLRARFAPGKGSWADTGQAIDRIKSMVH from the coding sequence ATGACCGCCGGCCGCGATTTCCCCAAATCGACCTATCTTGCCGCACCCGACACGCTAGCCGTCGTCTCCTCTTCGGACCGGGATGCCGACCTCTATATCGTCGTCGATGCGAAGGGCAGCGTCACCGCGTTCAACGGTCACGTGGATCTCGGGACCGGCATTAGGACATCGCTTGCCCAGATCGTCGCCGAAGAACTCGATGTGCCCTTTGAACGCGTGGCAATGGTGCTGGGCAGCACTTCCGCCGTGCCCAATCAGGGCGCGACCATCGCCAGCGAGACCATCCAGATCACCGCGAAACCGCTCCAGCGCGCTGCCGCGACGGCGCGGCAATATTTGTTGCGCCAGGCGGGCGAACGGCTTCAATTGGCGCCCGAAAATCTCGTTGTCGAGGACGGGATCATCCGGGCAGTGACAGGTGAGAATGCAAGCCTGTCCTTCGGCGATCTTGTCAGTGGCGCCAATGTCCAGCTTGTTATCGATCCAGAAGCGCCGTTGAAGCCGGTTTCCACCTACCGCATTGTTGGGTCCTCTAGGCCGCGTGTTGATATTCCGGCCAAGGCCACCGGCCGCTGGATGTATGTTCACGATGTTCGCGTCCCGGGCATGCTGCACGGCCGGGTGGTGCGGCCGCCCTATGCGGGGTTCGATCACGGTGCGCATGTCGGAACGAGCCTCATTTCGGTCGATGATAGCTCCGTCGCGCATATTCCAGGTGTCGTCGCGGTTGTTGTCATCGGTGATTTTGTCGGGGTTGTCGCAACCCGCGAGGAGAACGCGGCGGAAGCTGCAAAAAACCTGAAAGCCGTTTGGCGCCTTCCGCCGGAACAGCCCGATCTCAACTCTCCGGAAGAGGCGTTGCGTGCCAATCCATCGACACCCCGGAAGTTGGCGGATCGTGGCAATGTCGATCTGGCGCTTGCGGGGGCGACCAGTGCGATGGACCGCACCTATGTCTGGCCTTATCAGATGCATGGCTCGATTGGACCTTCCTGCGCTGTGGCTGACTATCGCGATGACCACCTGACGGTGTGGTCCGGTACGCAGAATCCGTTTCCGATGCGCAAGGACCTCTCGGTTCTCCTCGATATCCCGGAAGAGCGCATCACCGTGGAACGTCTTGAAGCCGCCGGATGTTACGGGCGTAATTGCGCCGATGATGTTACAGCTGATGCGGCCCTGTTATCGCGTGCCGTCGGCAAGCCGGTCCGGGTACAGTTGACGCGTGAGCAGGAGCATGCCTGGGAGCCCAAGGGGGCGGCGCAGGTGATCGACGTGCGCGGTGGCCTCGACCTCGAAGGCGGCCCTGCGGCCTATGATTTCGAAACGCGGTATCCCTCCAATCTCGCACCGACACTTCCGCTTCTCCTGACCGGCAAGATTTCGCCGGTTGCCGATACCTTGCAGATGGGCGACAGGACCGCAATTCCGCCCTACGCCTACGGCAATCTTCGTGTAACCGTTCACGACATGCCGCCGATCGCGCGCGCGTCATGGTTCCGTGGCGTTTCGGCGATGCCGAATACCTTCGCGCATGAATCCTACGTCGATGAACTTGCGTCTGCCGCCGGTGTCGATCCGATCGAATACCGGTTGCGCTATCTGCAGGATCCACGGGCCGTCGACCTTGTCCGCGCCGTCGCTGAACGCGCCAAATGGGACACCGGCCCGGGAACAATGGGTGGGGAGGGCGATCTCCTCTACGGCAGGGGCTTCGCCTATGCCGTCTATGTGCACGGAAAATTCCCCGGAACGGCCGCCGCCTGGGCCGCCTGGGTCGCCGACGTGGCCGTCAACCGGAAGACCGGCGAGATCGCGGTCACGCGGGTGATCTGCGGCCAGGATTCCGGGTTGATGATCAACCCGGACGGCGTGCGCCATCAAATACACGGCAATATCATCCAATCCACCAGCCGCGTGCTGAAGGAGCAAGTCGGCTTTTCGGCTACTGCGGTAACGAGCAAGGAATGGGGCGGCTATCCGCTCATCACTTTCCCTGAAGTGCCTGAAATCGACGTGCTGATGATCCCGCGGCCTGACGAGCCGCCGCTCGGCGTCGGGGAGTCTGCCTCCGTTCCGAGCGCCGCAGCCATCGCCAATGCGGTGTTCGATGCGACCGGCATCCGTTTTCGCGAGCTGCCCTTGACGCCGGAGCGCGTCCTGGGCGGCCTCAATGGCAAGAGCGTCGCGGAGCCTGTTCCGCCCGTTCGCAAACGCCGCTGGTGGACTCTAGGCGTGCCTGTCGTTGGCATGCTGACGGCAGTCGCGGGCCTTTCGACGATGGCATCTCCGTGGCGCCCGGTGATCAGCCCTGTCGAGAAGCCGGACCCCAATGTCTACAGTGTGGCCACCATCGAGCGCGGCAGGCTCGCTGCCGCAGCCGGAGCCTGCAATGTCTGCCATGTCGGCACCGACGGCCAGGCTTTCGGCGGCGGGCGCCGATTCGACACGCCGTTTGGCACGGTCTACGCAACGAATATCACGCCGGATCCGGAAAGCGGCATCGGCAACTGGTCCTATCCGGCCTTCGAGCGCGCCATGCGCCAAGGCATCAGCCGGGACGGCCATCACCTTTACCCGGCGCATCCCTACACGTCGTTTGCGGGCGCCGAGGAAGCTGACCTTCAGGCCCTCTACGCCTTCATGATGACGCAGGCGCCCGTCGCGCAGAAGGCGCCGGAAACGAGACTGGCCTTCCCCTACAGCATTCGTTCGATGATGGCGGGTTGGAATGCCATGTTCCTGAAGGCTGCGCCCTTTCAATATGATCAGACAAAGGATGCTGTCTGGAATCGCGGCGCCTACCTTGTCGAAACGCTCGGCCACTGTTCCGCCTGCCACACTGAGCGCAACGTGCTGGGTGCCGAAAAGACCGGAAAGGCCCATCTTTCCGGCGGCTTTGCCGATGGCTGGGAAGCGCCGGCGCTCACCGCACTTGCTAAGGGGCCAGTGACGTGGACGGAGGCTGCGTTTTACGACTATCTTCGTAGCGGTCACGCGCGGGATCACGGCAGCGCCGCAGGTCCGATGGCCGACGTCGTTTCCGCCCTCGCACCGCTGCCGGACAGCGATATCGTGGCAATGGCTGTATATCTTTCGCGACTGACCCCTTCTTCCGTGTCCGAAACGTTGGATGCTCAGACGCAATCGGCAATCGCTGCAAGTGTTGCGGCCTCTGGGCAAGCCGCCCGGATATCGCCGAAAGGCGCGCGCATTTTCGAAGCGGCCTGCGCCTCCTGCCACGAAGGAAACTCGGTCCTCTCGCCGCTGACGTTCAACAGCAACCTGCACAGCGATGTGCCGGACAATGTTCTTCAGGTTCTCATGAATGGCGTGGAGGCGCCTGCGATCCTTGCCGAAACAACTGGCCGCGAAGCACCTGAAGTCATGTCGATGCCGGCTTTTCGTGATGTGCTGGATAGGGGGCAGATGGAAGACCTGACGGCCTATCTGCGCGCCCGCTTCGCGCCCGGCAAAGGCTCCTGGGCGGACACCGGACAGGCGATAGACCGCATCAAGTCCATGGTACATTGA
- a CDS encoding trehalase family glycosidase translates to MLLHTTVPLSRAWNSWSDRPAEMVFLPLGVRITPILYSSRSRTTSEIAPRSNTVRLGRHSIDGSHIDFETDHSGTTVGFSATKSDPFTIRGEWRGVTSGEWGLRFWVTITISAEGGETVTFDAEKGIALVKIGTRFVAIATADAPIQVTGHDTIAALRADFEANGYFHLASRSNAAPTLALRFNLEMMRQGAYCAAVADSAALAIEKAIAGLGSRPAEIPPAHTAAYDGALDAMRDVLAWNTVWDETNARPYTAVTRIWNLGKFAVWYNDQTFAALLAGVFDSDLARENMAVALAGATPQGNIACIVTSNDAWVDRSQPPYGALVAWQLYQRTAEISIIKASYDALARNQRWWRTHRDPDRTGLVSCGTSDVGEGLYKGTAFAARNETGMDNSATHDEAIYDAATRSLSTFDLGLNCALALDAEMLSKMAAVLGYQADADEFAAAAAESRKLISEELWDDGRNIFANRQRKGGFVRSLSPTSFYPLLCGAATTSQAEHLLRHLKDENTFAGAFGLPNATRDDPAFSDNVYWRGRIWPNVNFMVWLGLRRYGHFAEASALARQSYDLFMKSWRNERIAAENYNAVTGEAMDQGDTDPFYIWAALLPMMAVGEICDFDPWRGWTITNSGEDVAMGPMLTPAGAATVTIRDGLLVLALNGNDFLRTRIRGQLSNIVVEKDSIGFTVFAAETITGTIELPSLGEDAFVAVHAEDRDVNWERVLNGEIKLPPASGSAGARIRVVFS, encoded by the coding sequence ATGCTGCTGCACACGACCGTCCCCCTAAGCCGCGCCTGGAACAGCTGGTCGGACCGCCCGGCCGAAATGGTCTTTCTGCCGCTCGGCGTCCGGATCACGCCTATCCTCTATTCCAGCAGGAGCCGCACGACATCTGAAATTGCCCCACGCTCCAACACCGTGCGGCTTGGCCGGCACAGCATCGACGGTTCGCATATCGACTTTGAGACCGATCATTCCGGTACGACCGTCGGCTTTTCGGCAACGAAATCAGATCCTTTCACCATTCGTGGTGAGTGGCGGGGGGTGACGTCCGGTGAATGGGGGCTGCGTTTCTGGGTGACGATCACGATATCGGCCGAGGGTGGCGAGACGGTGACGTTCGATGCGGAAAAAGGTATTGCACTGGTGAAGATCGGTACGCGGTTTGTTGCGATCGCAACGGCGGATGCGCCGATTCAGGTGACTGGCCACGACACGATTGCAGCGTTGCGTGCGGATTTCGAGGCCAACGGCTATTTCCACCTCGCCAGCCGCAGCAATGCCGCACCTACTCTGGCCCTTCGCTTCAATCTGGAAATGATGCGTCAGGGCGCCTATTGTGCTGCCGTTGCCGACAGCGCGGCACTTGCTATCGAGAAAGCCATCGCCGGTCTCGGGAGCCGGCCGGCAGAAATACCGCCGGCGCATACGGCCGCCTACGACGGCGCGCTGGATGCAATGCGCGACGTGCTCGCCTGGAACACCGTCTGGGACGAAACCAATGCTCGGCCCTACACCGCGGTGACGCGCATCTGGAACCTCGGGAAGTTCGCGGTCTGGTACAACGATCAGACGTTCGCAGCCCTTCTCGCCGGTGTTTTCGACTCCGATCTCGCCCGCGAAAACATGGCCGTGGCACTGGCTGGGGCGACGCCGCAGGGCAATATCGCCTGCATCGTCACCTCCAATGATGCCTGGGTTGACCGCAGCCAGCCTCCGTACGGCGCTCTGGTCGCGTGGCAGCTTTATCAGCGGACGGCTGAAATCTCGATCATCAAGGCCTCTTACGATGCGCTCGCGCGAAACCAGCGCTGGTGGCGAACCCATCGCGATCCGGACCGCACAGGTCTCGTCTCCTGCGGAACGTCGGATGTGGGCGAGGGGCTCTACAAGGGAACTGCCTTTGCGGCGCGCAACGAAACCGGCATGGACAATTCGGCAACCCATGACGAGGCTATCTACGACGCGGCGACACGATCGCTTTCCACCTTCGATCTGGGGCTCAACTGTGCATTGGCGTTGGACGCGGAGATGCTGTCCAAGATGGCGGCGGTGCTCGGATATCAGGCGGACGCGGACGAGTTTGCGGCCGCCGCAGCAGAAAGCCGCAAGCTGATTTCTGAGGAACTCTGGGACGACGGGCGGAACATTTTCGCAAACCGGCAGCGCAAGGGCGGGTTCGTCCGCTCCCTATCGCCGACGAGCTTCTACCCACTGCTGTGCGGTGCGGCTACCACGAGCCAAGCCGAACACTTGCTCCGCCATCTGAAGGACGAAAATACCTTTGCTGGCGCGTTCGGTTTGCCGAATGCGACCCGCGACGATCCGGCCTTCTCTGACAATGTCTACTGGCGGGGCCGCATCTGGCCGAATGTCAATTTCATGGTCTGGCTCGGGCTGCGCCGGTACGGGCATTTTGCGGAAGCAAGCGCGCTGGCGCGGCAAAGCTACGACCTGTTTATGAAATCCTGGCGAAACGAACGCATCGCGGCGGAAAACTACAATGCCGTCACCGGCGAGGCGATGGACCAGGGCGATACCGATCCGTTCTACATATGGGCCGCGTTGTTGCCGATGATGGCGGTCGGGGAAATCTGCGATTTCGATCCCTGGCGGGGATGGACTATCACCAATTCCGGAGAAGATGTTGCCATGGGCCCGATGTTGACGCCCGCTGGGGCTGCGACGGTCACAATCCGTGATGGCCTGTTGGTTCTGGCTCTCAACGGCAATGATTTCCTGCGCACGCGCATCCGCGGGCAACTGTCCAATATCGTCGTGGAAAAGGACAGCATCGGATTCACGGTGTTTGCCGCAGAAACAATTACCGGGACGATCGAGCTCCCATCGCTCGGAGAAGATGCATTTGTCGCTGTGCACGCGGAAGACCGCGACGTGAACTGGGAGCGCGTGCTCAACGGAGAGATCAAGTTACCACCTGCTTCCGGATCCGCTGGAGCGCGCATAAGGGTCGTTTTTTCATGA
- a CDS encoding extracellular solute-binding protein translates to MNNITRRNTLQLISAGLIAGAGYSMLPRKAAAAGSITVLNWQGYGTDEAWSIKAFQESTGIEVVHDYYSSEAEMLTKLRTNPGAYDLVVLNAARCAQAMAEDLIAPIDYSKVPNISSVAENLRSNENFNKDGVGYAVPWVWGLTALAMREGLPKADSYAVLGDAAYKGRVALQDDAVGVIAAAALLTGQDMNNPKDLDLVKETLKGFKPNVKLLWSTEDQWNKSFAAKEFDVAMYWSGGSVRSKRVSKLPVDFVVPKEGGIGWVDGLGVPASAPNMEGALAFANWMIDPKFYVEWATKAGAPASSNVAAMESLPADDLSRQIHKPEYIATMSIMSALPDDRREAFNNLWQEVKAFYAE, encoded by the coding sequence ATGAACAACATTACCAGGCGCAACACACTTCAATTGATATCCGCAGGTCTTATCGCCGGCGCCGGCTATTCGATGCTTCCGCGAAAAGCAGCTGCTGCGGGCAGCATCACAGTGCTGAACTGGCAGGGTTACGGCACGGACGAAGCCTGGTCGATCAAAGCTTTCCAGGAAAGCACCGGCATCGAAGTCGTTCACGACTACTACAGCTCCGAAGCTGAAATGCTTACCAAGCTGCGTACCAATCCGGGTGCCTATGACCTCGTCGTGCTCAATGCCGCGCGTTGCGCCCAGGCAATGGCGGAAGACCTTATCGCGCCGATCGATTATTCCAAGGTGCCGAACATCTCGTCCGTGGCCGAAAATCTGCGCTCGAACGAGAATTTCAACAAGGATGGCGTGGGTTATGCGGTGCCGTGGGTCTGGGGCCTGACGGCGCTTGCCATGCGCGAAGGTCTTCCGAAGGCAGACAGCTATGCCGTTCTTGGCGATGCCGCCTATAAGGGCCGCGTTGCCCTGCAGGACGACGCGGTCGGCGTCATCGCGGCTGCAGCACTTCTCACCGGCCAGGACATGAACAACCCGAAGGATCTCGACCTCGTCAAGGAGACGCTTAAGGGCTTCAAGCCGAACGTCAAGCTGCTCTGGTCGACCGAAGACCAGTGGAACAAGTCTTTCGCCGCCAAGGAATTCGACGTGGCGATGTACTGGTCGGGCGGTTCCGTCCGCTCGAAGCGCGTCAGCAAGCTTCCGGTCGACTTCGTCGTCCCGAAGGAAGGCGGCATCGGCTGGGTCGATGGCCTCGGCGTTCCGGCAAGCGCGCCGAACATGGAAGGCGCGCTTGCCTTCGCCAACTGGATGATCGACCCTAAATTCTACGTCGAATGGGCAACCAAGGCCGGTGCTCCGGCTTCATCCAACGTCGCCGCGATGGAGTCACTGCCTGCCGACGACCTTAGTCGCCAGATCCACAAGCCGGAATATATTGCCACCATGAGCATTATGTCGGCGCTGCCAGACGACCGGCGCGAGGCCTTCAACAACCTTTGGCAGGAGGTCAAGGCGTTCTATGCGGAGTGA
- a CDS encoding ABC transporter permease, with amino-acid sequence MRSDALLNEAVRGPSGPRKHRMLPSWVATTALLLPTYAWLTLAVLLPLLTMFVFSFMSATPMGKAPITFTLKHYRAFVDQPYLLNIGWTSLVIGFWTTLLCAIFGFLAAVALARATVGRMRETLLILILLPFWTNGLVRVFSWTMVLRENGFLDNVLHMVFADAGSISFLYTRYAIVLGLVHGYLPYMILTCYIALVTIDDAIIEAAASLGARWWTILFRILIPMAAPGLISGAVLTFVPVIGSFMEPRILGGKVGVTMGTVIEDQFTQAFNWPLGAALSFTLLAVVLAIFATFSGVLRRGAAA; translated from the coding sequence ATGCGGAGTGACGCTCTTCTCAACGAAGCGGTGCGCGGACCTTCAGGTCCGCGCAAACACCGCATGCTCCCCTCCTGGGTCGCAACCACGGCACTGCTGCTGCCGACCTATGCGTGGCTGACGCTGGCGGTCCTATTGCCGTTGCTCACCATGTTTGTGTTCAGCTTCATGTCGGCGACGCCCATGGGCAAGGCGCCGATCACGTTCACACTCAAGCACTACCGGGCCTTCGTCGATCAGCCCTATCTGTTGAACATCGGCTGGACATCTCTGGTGATCGGCTTCTGGACGACGTTGCTCTGCGCGATCTTCGGCTTCCTCGCGGCGGTTGCACTTGCCCGCGCGACGGTCGGTCGTATGCGCGAAACGCTGTTGATCCTCATTCTTCTTCCCTTCTGGACGAACGGGCTTGTCCGCGTCTTTTCCTGGACGATGGTGCTGCGGGAAAACGGCTTTCTGGACAACGTGCTGCATATGGTTTTTGCCGATGCCGGCTCGATCTCGTTCCTCTATACGCGCTACGCCATCGTTCTTGGTCTCGTTCACGGCTATCTGCCCTATATGATCCTCACCTGCTACATCGCGCTCGTGACCATCGATGATGCGATCATCGAGGCGGCGGCCAGTCTTGGCGCGCGGTGGTGGACGATCCTGTTCCGCATCCTCATACCGATGGCGGCTCCTGGCCTCATCTCCGGCGCCGTGCTGACCTTCGTGCCGGTTATCGGCTCCTTTATGGAGCCGCGCATCCTCGGCGGCAAGGTCGGGGTGACGATGGGGACTGTGATTGAAGATCAGTTCACTCAGGCGTTTAACTGGCCGCTGGGTGCTGCTCTTTCCTTCACGCTGCTTGCCGTCGTCCTGGCGATCTTCGCGACATTTTCCGGCGTACTTCGCCGCGGCGCCGCTGCATAG
- a CDS encoding ABC transporter permease, which yields MKQIGRIYLLVVLFFLYTPIVVMMAMGFNESQLYELPFTFSFRWYDALLGNKQLLTAGMNSIIIAVITSVLATSLGTLAATALARRTFRGKSLLQLLLLPPIAIPWLITGTAMLVFFYWSGIGRGMHALLIGHVALAIPYVVLVVGTGFKTIRADLEEAAMSLGSTPIHAFFSVTLPLLYPSILGAALFAFAVSLDQFVISYFLATPGYSTLPVQIYSAIRKGFTPEINAISTLLLLGSMTVILIFARFAKPGDTSDKR from the coding sequence ATGAAGCAAATCGGTCGCATCTATCTTCTGGTGGTTCTGTTCTTCCTATACACGCCCATCGTCGTGATGATGGCGATGGGGTTCAACGAATCCCAGCTCTACGAGTTGCCGTTCACCTTTTCCTTTCGCTGGTACGATGCGCTTCTCGGCAACAAGCAACTGCTGACAGCCGGCATGAACAGCATCATCATCGCCGTCATCACCTCGGTGCTTGCCACGAGCCTCGGCACGCTCGCCGCCACCGCGCTTGCCCGCCGGACATTCCGCGGCAAGAGCCTGCTGCAGCTGCTTCTGTTGCCGCCAATCGCCATTCCCTGGTTGATCACGGGTACCGCGATGCTCGTCTTCTTCTACTGGTCCGGGATCGGTCGCGGCATGCATGCCCTGCTCATAGGTCATGTCGCGCTTGCCATTCCCTATGTGGTGCTGGTGGTCGGGACCGGCTTCAAGACGATCCGCGCCGATCTGGAAGAGGCCGCAATGAGCCTTGGCTCCACCCCAATCCATGCGTTTTTCTCGGTGACGCTGCCGCTGCTCTATCCGAGCATCCTCGGTGCTGCACTGTTTGCCTTCGCAGTCTCCCTCGACCAGTTCGTGATTTCCTACTTCCTCGCAACGCCCGGCTACTCGACCCTGCCGGTCCAGATCTACTCCGCGATCCGCAAGGGCTTCACGCCCGAAATCAACGCGATATCGACGCTGCTCCTGCTCGGCTCGATGACCGTCATTCTCATTTTCGCGCGCTTCGCCAAACCCGGAGATACCAGTGACAAACGTTAA
- a CDS encoding ABC transporter ATP-binding protein — protein MTNVKVDTVAKTYGSTKVLTDISTEFVEGSFTSLLGPSGSGKTTLLRIIAGFIKPDEGIVMIGNNDVTNIPVWGRNIGMMFQSYALFPHMTIAQNVAFGLERRGIKGAAARKEVDRALEMVRLPGFADRMPKQLSGGQQQRVALARAMVIKPSVLLLDEPLSALDRRLRQEMQVELLRIQRESGLTTIFVTHDQEEALTLSDTVAILDKGRIVQTGKPATVYERPTTRFAAEFLGDSNFLEGKVEGGAVRLASGTVVRTASTLPANGTDVTLAVRPEKMTISAGGSDANRLEARITTVIYAGPVLSYLLETPDGMAVKLFAQNKDGVVLKQGDTISLDWSPEHTIAVAS, from the coding sequence GTGACAAACGTTAAAGTTGACACGGTCGCCAAGACCTACGGCTCGACCAAGGTTCTGACGGATATTTCCACGGAATTTGTCGAGGGTTCCTTCACCAGTCTTCTGGGTCCTTCGGGGTCGGGAAAGACCACGCTGCTGCGCATCATCGCCGGCTTCATCAAGCCCGACGAGGGTATCGTCATGATCGGCAACAACGACGTGACCAATATTCCCGTCTGGGGCCGCAACATCGGCATGATGTTCCAGTCCTATGCCTTGTTTCCGCACATGACGATCGCGCAGAACGTTGCATTCGGGTTGGAGCGGCGTGGGATAAAAGGTGCTGCTGCACGCAAGGAAGTTGATCGCGCTCTGGAGATGGTGCGCCTTCCCGGTTTTGCCGACCGGATGCCGAAACAGCTTTCGGGCGGCCAGCAACAGCGCGTGGCGCTGGCGCGCGCCATGGTCATCAAGCCAAGCGTGCTTCTTCTTGACGAGCCGCTCTCCGCGCTCGACCGGCGTCTGCGCCAGGAAATGCAGGTCGAGCTTCTGCGAATCCAGCGCGAAAGCGGCCTGACGACGATCTTCGTAACGCACGACCAGGAGGAAGCGCTGACGCTCTCCGATACGGTCGCCATTCTTGACAAAGGCAGGATCGTCCAGACAGGCAAACCGGCAACCGTCTATGAAAGACCGACGACGCGATTTGCTGCGGAGTTTCTGGGAGATTCGAATTTCCTCGAAGGCAAGGTTGAAGGCGGCGCGGTGCGCCTGGCCAGCGGCACGGTGGTGCGGACTGCAAGCACGCTTCCTGCCAACGGTACGGATGTCACCCTGGCGGTGCGGCCCGAAAAAATGACGATTTCCGCCGGTGGAAGCGACGCGAACCGGCTCGAAGCCCGCATCACTACCGTCATCTATGCCGGCCCTGTCCTGTCCTATCTCCTCGAAACGCCGGATGGGATGGCCGTCAAGCTGTTCGCACAGAACAAGGACGGCGTCGTGCTGAAGCAGGGTGACACGATCTCGCTTGACTGGTCGCCTGAGCACACAATCGCCGTTGCGAGCTGA
- a CDS encoding isochorismatase family cysteine hydrolase — MALEQLSPNTVHLVIDMQRLFAEATDWHTPVIADILPNVLRLCEAREGRTIFVRFMVPDTIDKAQGRWKTYYRRWATIASEAPASGLLDLVAPLAALADDRSTVEKYTYSVFGAPGFTERLRAEGIDALVFSGVETDVCIYASVLAAIDQGFRVVIATDAVGSSDVAAHEATMNILAPRLSEQLEMSTTQAILDAWDANAIPVYATTQLV; from the coding sequence ATGGCGCTTGAGCAACTTTCCCCCAACACGGTGCATCTTGTCATCGACATGCAGCGTCTGTTCGCCGAAGCGACGGACTGGCACACGCCGGTCATCGCGGACATTCTGCCCAACGTGCTTCGCCTCTGTGAAGCGCGCGAAGGTCGGACGATCTTTGTCAGGTTCATGGTCCCGGATACCATCGACAAGGCGCAGGGACGATGGAAGACCTACTATCGCCGGTGGGCGACCATCGCGAGCGAGGCTCCGGCTTCTGGCTTGCTGGATCTCGTCGCGCCCCTGGCAGCACTCGCGGACGACAGATCGACCGTTGAAAAATATACCTATTCGGTCTTTGGCGCCCCTGGTTTTACGGAGCGTCTTCGCGCGGAGGGCATTGATGCGCTTGTTTTCAGCGGCGTTGAAACTGATGTCTGCATCTATGCCAGCGTGCTGGCAGCGATCGATCAAGGATTTCGCGTCGTCATCGCTACTGATGCCGTCGGTAGCAGTGACGTGGCCGCACATGAGGCCACAATGAACATTCTGGCCCCCCGGCTTTCCGAGCAGTTGGAAATGTCCACGACGCAGGCGATTTTGGATGCTTGGGACGCTAATGCTATCCCGGTTTACGCAACCACCCAACTTGTCTAA
- a CDS encoding MarR family transcriptional regulator: MSGAVGEPSTLNETELEEYLPTQDEGTQYTLGEQVGFYLRQANQRHVAIFAELMAEKLTTTQWAALAKLRELQPCSQGNLGRETAMDMATIKGVVDRLVKRGLINTKPDTEDARRLVLTLTKAGEETIDRNRSAALDVSTQTLKPLTPGERMMLMELLQKIC; this comes from the coding sequence ATGAGCGGCGCTGTTGGAGAGCCATCGACGTTGAATGAGACAGAACTCGAAGAGTATCTGCCCACACAGGACGAGGGCACGCAATACACCCTCGGAGAGCAGGTGGGCTTCTATTTGCGTCAGGCCAACCAGCGTCACGTTGCGATCTTTGCCGAGTTGATGGCTGAAAAGCTGACGACGACTCAATGGGCAGCCCTTGCCAAGCTTCGGGAACTGCAGCCCTGTTCGCAAGGGAATCTCGGCCGCGAGACGGCCATGGACATGGCAACCATCAAAGGCGTAGTGGACCGCCTGGTGAAACGCGGTCTGATCAATACCAAGCCCGACACCGAGGATGCTCGCCGCCTCGTTTTGACGCTGACGAAGGCCGGGGAGGAAACGATAGACAGGAATCGTTCCGCAGCCCTGGACGTATCGACGCAGACCCTCAAGCCACTCACCCCCGGCGAACGCATGATGCTGATGGAACTTCTTCAGAAGATCTGCTGA